Part of the Leptotrichia sp. oral taxon 215 str. W9775 genome is shown below.
TAATTACCCACAGCTAATTAATACTGTTTTCTGTATTCTGTACCCTTATAATTCAGGATAGCAGTCAATCCTTTTGCTCCCGTTGCATTTTGTACCCTGTTTCCACCTGACATCCATACTATTGGCACATCAATTGTTCCTTTTCCTATATCCACCCTTACGGAAGAAGGAAGATTTTTACCTGTTTCAGGTACATAAATATTTCTGGCAGCTCTTTCCAGCATTTCCCTAGTTGTTTCCACAGGAATAGTCACATTGAAACTTTTCTCCCTGGAATCATTTCCTGCTTTAGCCACAGCCTTCAATACAACTGACTTATTACCTCCACCTAAAAACTGTTTATTTATTTTCCCGGTTACTGCCAGGAATGATGGATTTGAAGTTGTCCATCTTACTGTAACAGGAACTCCGTTTGACGCAGTCATTGTCTTAGGAAGATGTATTTTGCCATTGTTATTTACTTCATTTTGTGAAACAGAAAGCTTATTTATAACTTCTTCTACAGCTGCTACATTTTTAGGATCTGATTTTCCTTGGGAAGAAGCGGCATTTCCATCTTGTACATGATATTGCATTTTTATATTTCCGCTATTTTCAAGCACTCTTTTATCAATATCATACATTGCATTATTAGAAGAAATCTTTGTTTTTCCCTGATAAGTAATAACTTTACCATTTAAGTTTATCTTTTTTTCCTTCATGTAAACTGTTGCTTTATCTGCACTTGTATTCAAATTTGCAAATTGTGGGAGCTTACTTACAATTTTTACATTTTTCTCAGCATGCCCTTCTTCTTTATTTAAATCCAGATACAGAAAATTCGAAGTCATTTGTGTATCATTTCTGAAGTCAAGTTTAACTCCGTCCCTTGCAAGAACCAGATTTTTTCCGGTATCAATTTCATTATATTGGGAAGTCAGGTTTACTTCCTTGTATCTCATATGTACATTTTCCTTAATTTCACTTCTTGTAACACTCATATCCTTATTGTTGTGGGAAATGAAATATATTTTTGCAGTATTTCCTCTAAAGTGAACAGCTTCAGATTCAACAAGCTTTGTAGGATTCGTTGCAAAATTCTTTACATTTCCTCTTATTTTACCATTTACATTTCCATCAAATCTGAATTCCTTCTTTTCAAAACTTCCTTCTCCAGTATCAGATGTTATTTTATCCCCCTGTACACTTGTCATGACCATTTTATTTGAAAATATATTTTTAGCTATGGTATTCATATGACCATTATCCCCTGCAACTGTGAAGTTCTGCTTTGTTACAGCAAACTTGCTGTTAAAAGTTGCATCTCCTGTTTTAAACAGATACACAAGGCTTGTACCTTCCATATGATAGTCTTCATAATTCATTGTATAGAATTCATTTGTAGTCAATGTTTCATTCGCCAAATCATAGACACCGCTTCTAAATGTACCTGTAGTCGATCTTGGAAGATAATTGAACCTACCATTTCCATCGGCATTTACTATTTTTTTAACTTCATCATAAAATACATGATTTGCAGAAACTTTAAGATCTTTTCCTGAATAATTTACATTTCCTGTTGCATCAACCTGTTTCTGCTTTACAAAGTATTTTGCACTGTTTCCAGTAATTGTTGCGTTCTTACCTACATAATGTACATTCCCGTCAGCATGTATTTCTTCAGATTGCATATAATATGTTGCCTTATCTGCACTTATGTTACTTTCAGCATCATTATACTTTACATTTCCTTCGGCATTTATTACTTCAGGCTGCATATAATACGTTGCCTTATTTGCCGTAATGGTTACCTTATCATCTTTGTAGCTTACATTTCCTTCACCTGTGGCAACTTTATTTACATCGTTATAAGTTACCTTGTCTGATTTAAGTTCCCTTTTCTTTTCAGTTTCCTTGTAAATTACATTTCCTGTCGCAGTCAGCTCCTGAAATGCCGTTGTTGTTTCCAGCTTATCAGATTCCATTTCAGTCTTATCAACATTGTTCAGTATCTTCGTCCTTGTTTCTGAGATTATCTTATCTCCCTCTTTTTTGTAATCCACCTTTTCAGTATACAAATTCCATTTGTTATCCTTTGTACTTCCTACAACTTTTCCAGTTAATGTTATATCTGAAGTTTCAGTGTTTATTTCCCCTTCTTTTCCAGATATTAGCATTTCCTTCTTGGTCAGATCAACAATAACATTTTTAAATTTTATTATTTTATCGCCATCGGAACCTATCTGTTCATCTGCGTAAATAATCGCATCATCCTTCAGTTTGTACACTACTTTTTTTGCCTTCATCTCTTTTTTCATCTGATCTGCAGGCGAATCTATTTTCTTAAAAAATACAGCATAAAGAAAATATATCAGGACAGCCAGCAGACCTCCATAGGCTATTTTTTTCCACATTATTTTTTCTCCTCTAATTTAGCTTTTATTTCAGATAAAAATTTTAATGCTTCCATAGGAGTAATATTATTTATATCTTTATTTTCAATATCAAATATTACTTCATCTATTTTCTCATCTCTTTCATTTTCAACCACATCTATCGTTTTTTCTTCATATTCCCTGTCAATTTCAGCAATCTGACCAAAAAGAGAAAGCTGTTTTACATTTATAGTCTTTTCAATCAGTTCCTTACGCTGTTCTAATCTATGCAGTATTTCCCTGCTTTCCTTCAATATTTCCTTAGGCAGTCCCGCCAGTTTCGCCACTTCTATACCGTAAGACCTGTCAGCTCCACCTTTTATAATATTTCTCAGGAACATTACTTTTCCATTTTTTTCCTTTACTTCAATCCGATAATTCACAATATTTTCAAACTTATTTTCCAGATCAGTCAGTTCATGATAATGGGTTGCAAATATTGTCTTTG
Proteins encoded:
- a CDS encoding LptA/OstA family protein, whose amino-acid sequence is MWKKIAYGGLLAVLIYFLYAVFFKKIDSPADQMKKEMKAKKVVYKLKDDAIIYADEQIGSDGDKIIKFKNVIVDLTKKEMLISGKEGEINTETSDITLTGKVVGSTKDNKWNLYTEKVDYKKEGDKIISETRTKILNNVDKTEMESDKLETTTAFQELTATGNVIYKETEKKRELKSDKVTYNDVNKVATGEGNVSYKDDKVTITANKATYYMQPEVINAEGNVKYNDAESNISADKATYYMQSEEIHADGNVHYVGKNATITGNSAKYFVKQKQVDATGNVNYSGKDLKVSANHVFYDEVKKIVNADGNGRFNYLPRSTTGTFRSGVYDLANETLTTNEFYTMNYEDYHMEGTSLVYLFKTGDATFNSKFAVTKQNFTVAGDNGHMNTIAKNIFSNKMVMTSVQGDKITSDTGEGSFEKKEFRFDGNVNGKIRGNVKNFATNPTKLVESEAVHFRGNTAKIYFISHNNKDMSVTRSEIKENVHMRYKEVNLTSQYNEIDTGKNLVLARDGVKLDFRNDTQMTSNFLYLDLNKEEGHAEKNVKIVSKLPQFANLNTSADKATVYMKEKKINLNGKVITYQGKTKISSNNAMYDIDKRVLENSGNIKMQYHVQDGNAASSQGKSDPKNVAAVEEVINKLSVSQNEVNNNGKIHLPKTMTASNGVPVTVRWTTSNPSFLAVTGKINKQFLGGGNKSVVLKAVAKAGNDSREKSFNVTIPVETTREMLERAARNIYVPETGKNLPSSVRVDIGKGTIDVPIVWMSGGNRVQNATGAKGLTAILNYKGTEYRKQY